In Woeseia oceani, one DNA window encodes the following:
- a CDS encoding GatB/YqeY domain-containing protein: protein MTLKERIQNDMKLAMKAGDKHRLKVVRMTLAAIKQIEIDQRTELDDPAVSGVLTKMVKQRRDSVSQFTAGDRQDLADIELAEIAVLEDYMPEALSEAELDTLIDKAIADTGAEGMRDMGKVMTIVKAEAEGRADMGKVSGRVKARLTG, encoded by the coding sequence ATGACGCTCAAAGAACGCATTCAGAACGACATGAAACTTGCCATGAAGGCGGGTGACAAGCACCGTCTGAAAGTGGTGCGGATGACTCTGGCGGCGATCAAGCAGATTGAAATAGATCAGCGTACCGAGCTGGACGACCCGGCCGTCAGTGGCGTGCTGACCAAGATGGTCAAACAGCGCCGGGATTCGGTGTCACAGTTCACCGCGGGCGACCGCCAGGATCTGGCCGATATCGAACTCGCGGAAATCGCGGTACTCGAAGACTATATGCCGGAAGCCCTCAGCGAGGCGGAACTCGACACCCTGATTGACAAAGCCATTGCTGACACCGGCGCAGAGGGCATGCGTGACATGGGCAAGGTCATGACCATCGTGAAGGCAGAAGCTGAAGGCCGTGCCGATATGGGCAAAGTCAGCGGCCGTGTGAAAGCCCGCCTGACCGGCTGA
- the dnaG gene encoding DNA primase has translation MSGLIPQHFIDDLIARADIVEVLGRRIPLKKAGREFKAVCPFHDEKTPSFTVSPHKGFYHCFGCGAHGTALGFLMEFEHLSFVDAVEALASSMGVEVPREDGQRPARRYDELYELLARVERHYQSELRDHQPAVDYLKRRDIDGATAKRYGIGYAAAGWSQLLDKFGDSPEAIERLLATGLIIRKDNGQHYDRFRERIMYPIRDSRGRCIGFGGRVMGDEEPKYLNSPETALFHKGRELYGLYEARQAIRHIERLVVVEGYMDVIGLARHGIDFAVATLGTATTEDHLNRLFRLSDDVFFSFDGDRAGRAAAWRALETALPHMREGRQIRFVFLPEGEDPDSFVQQHGTAAFEKLLDAGTQLSDFLINELASQVELTSVDGRARLAELAKPLLSRLPDGFYRELLTATLAETVGLSPAKLEALLTRPAKGAASEHVRPAARERRGKSSGTGKPSVIRRAITLLLHYPQAGLELDSTVLGGIDRPGAELLKELIESAQSDPDITTAGLLERWRHHKEGRHLGKLAATELPLGEDFDAGAELADCLHQLRQASAKARIENLIEKERLGALSGDQKQELRSYRRDTTSGG, from the coding sequence ATGAGCGGCCTCATTCCTCAGCATTTTATCGATGACCTGATTGCTCGGGCCGATATCGTTGAAGTACTGGGCCGGCGCATCCCGCTCAAGAAAGCGGGCCGCGAATTCAAGGCTGTCTGCCCGTTCCACGACGAGAAAACACCGTCGTTCACCGTCAGCCCGCACAAAGGTTTTTACCATTGCTTTGGTTGTGGAGCACACGGCACCGCGCTGGGCTTTCTGATGGAATTCGAGCATCTGAGTTTTGTCGACGCGGTTGAAGCACTGGCCTCGTCAATGGGCGTTGAAGTACCGCGCGAAGATGGCCAGCGGCCGGCACGACGCTACGACGAACTCTACGAACTGCTCGCACGGGTTGAACGCCACTACCAGAGCGAATTGCGTGACCACCAACCCGCTGTCGACTACCTGAAACGCCGTGATATCGACGGCGCCACGGCCAAACGCTACGGCATAGGCTATGCGGCCGCTGGCTGGAGCCAGCTGCTGGACAAGTTCGGCGACTCTCCGGAAGCGATCGAACGCTTGCTGGCAACCGGCCTCATCATTCGCAAAGACAACGGCCAGCACTATGACCGGTTTCGCGAGCGCATCATGTACCCGATCCGGGATTCCCGCGGTCGTTGCATCGGCTTTGGCGGCCGGGTCATGGGCGACGAAGAACCCAAGTACCTCAACTCGCCGGAAACAGCCCTGTTCCACAAGGGACGTGAACTGTACGGTCTGTACGAGGCACGCCAGGCCATACGCCATATCGAACGGCTGGTCGTCGTCGAGGGTTACATGGACGTCATTGGCCTTGCCCGCCATGGCATCGACTTTGCGGTAGCCACATTGGGTACAGCGACCACAGAGGACCACCTGAACCGTCTGTTCAGACTGTCTGACGACGTCTTTTTCAGTTTTGATGGCGACCGCGCAGGCCGCGCTGCCGCCTGGCGAGCGCTGGAAACCGCCCTGCCCCACATGCGGGAAGGCCGGCAAATTCGCTTCGTGTTTCTGCCGGAGGGTGAAGACCCGGATTCGTTCGTGCAGCAACACGGCACAGCCGCGTTTGAGAAACTGCTCGACGCCGGCACGCAGCTGTCCGACTTCCTGATCAATGAACTGGCATCGCAAGTTGAGCTCACTTCCGTCGACGGCAGAGCACGGCTCGCGGAACTCGCAAAACCACTGCTCAGCCGTTTGCCTGACGGCTTTTATCGCGAACTGTTGACAGCAACACTGGCCGAAACTGTTGGCTTGTCGCCAGCGAAGCTGGAGGCATTGCTGACCCGCCCGGCTAAAGGCGCTGCCTCAGAGCATGTCAGGCCTGCGGCGCGCGAACGACGCGGCAAGTCGAGCGGCACTGGCAAGCCTTCGGTGATCCGTCGCGCCATTACGCTGTTGCTGCACTACCCGCAAGCGGGCCTGGAACTGGACTCGACGGTCCTGGGTGGCATTGACCGCCCCGGCGCCGAACTGTTGAAAGAACTCATTGAAAGCGCGCAGTCCGACCCCGATATCACGACGGCAGGATTGCTGGAGCGCTGGCGTCACCACAAAGAAGGCCGCCATCTGGGCAAACTGGCTGCCACCGAACTGCCGCTGGGCGAAGATTTTGACGCGGGGGCCGAGCTGGCAGACTGCCTGCACCAGCTACGCCAGGCCAGCGCAAAAGCAAGAATCGAAAATCTGATTGAAAAAGAAAGACTTGGCGCGCTTTCGGGCGATCAGAAACAAGAACTCCGGTCCTACCGCCGCGATACGACCAGCGGCGGATAA
- the rpoD gene encoding RNA polymerase sigma factor RpoD, giving the protein MSEKRAVVPGNKQAQQLKDLIARGKEQGYLTYAEVNDHLPNDIVDPEQIEDIVNMINDMGIAVHEKAPDAEELLLSDAAVSNDEDVAEEAEAALASVDAEFGRTTDPVRMYMREMGTVELLTRQGEIEIAKRIEDGLNQVKFHMAHFPPTIERLIQVYEAVAAGDTRMQDFVVGFIDPNAPDEIKSPVTKSDNDDDDDEEEEVVDTGPDPEEVAARLKNIDKLFKRVLTALEKTGSKDKKTAKIRTELADQIMELKLAPKLTDALVKHLRSSVSVVRMQERQVMQICVRDCGMPKKDFLASFPKSETDLNWIEKHIRAKRKHSSSLAKMKDDVLRAQRKLVAVETLTNLKISEIKEINRQMSIGEAKARRAKKEMVEANLRLVISIAKKYTNRGLQFLDLIQEGNIGLMKAVDKFEYRRGYKFSTYATWWIRQAITRSIADQARTIRIPVHMIETINKLNRISRQMLQEMGREPLPDELAERMEMPEDKVRKVLKIAKEPISMETPIGDDEDSHLGDFIEDQTVHSPVDSATSEGLKETTHSVLAGLTPREAKVLRMRFGIDMNTDHTLEEVGKQFDVTRERIRQIEAKALRKLRHPTRSDQLRSFLLED; this is encoded by the coding sequence TTGAGCGAGAAACGCGCAGTGGTTCCGGGCAATAAACAGGCTCAACAGTTGAAGGATCTCATTGCCCGCGGCAAGGAGCAGGGTTACCTGACCTATGCCGAGGTGAATGATCACCTCCCCAATGACATCGTCGATCCTGAACAGATTGAAGATATCGTCAACATGATCAATGACATGGGTATCGCGGTGCATGAAAAAGCGCCTGATGCCGAAGAGCTGCTGCTGTCTGATGCAGCCGTGTCGAATGACGAAGACGTTGCCGAAGAAGCGGAGGCCGCGCTTGCCAGCGTGGACGCAGAATTCGGTCGAACGACCGACCCTGTACGCATGTACATGCGTGAGATGGGCACTGTCGAGCTGTTGACGCGACAAGGCGAAATCGAAATCGCCAAGCGCATCGAGGACGGCCTCAATCAGGTCAAATTCCACATGGCGCATTTCCCGCCGACCATCGAACGCCTGATCCAGGTGTACGAGGCGGTCGCCGCTGGCGACACGCGCATGCAGGACTTTGTCGTGGGCTTCATCGATCCCAACGCACCCGATGAGATCAAATCCCCGGTAACCAAGTCTGATAACGACGATGACGACGATGAAGAGGAAGAAGTTGTCGACACCGGACCCGATCCGGAAGAAGTTGCTGCGCGCCTCAAGAACATCGACAAATTGTTCAAGCGGGTCCTTACCGCGCTCGAGAAAACAGGCAGTAAAGACAAGAAAACCGCGAAGATTCGGACTGAGCTGGCTGACCAGATCATGGAACTCAAGCTCGCGCCGAAACTGACCGACGCGCTTGTCAAACACCTGCGCAGCTCGGTTTCGGTCGTGCGCATGCAGGAGCGGCAGGTCATGCAGATCTGTGTCCGCGACTGCGGCATGCCCAAGAAGGACTTCCTGGCCAGCTTCCCGAAAAGCGAGACTGACCTGAACTGGATCGAAAAGCATATCCGTGCCAAGCGCAAGCACTCGTCCAGCCTGGCGAAGATGAAGGATGACGTGCTGCGTGCGCAGCGCAAGCTGGTCGCGGTTGAAACCCTGACCAACCTGAAGATTTCCGAGATCAAGGAGATCAACCGGCAGATGTCGATTGGTGAGGCGAAAGCCCGTCGCGCCAAGAAAGAAATGGTTGAAGCCAACCTGCGACTGGTGATTTCCATCGCGAAGAAGTACACGAATCGTGGACTGCAGTTCCTGGATTTGATCCAGGAGGGCAATATCGGCCTCATGAAAGCGGTCGATAAATTCGAGTACCGCCGTGGTTACAAGTTCTCGACCTACGCAACCTGGTGGATTCGTCAGGCCATCACCCGCTCGATTGCTGACCAGGCACGCACCATTCGCATCCCGGTCCACATGATCGAGACGATCAACAAGCTGAACCGCATCTCGCGGCAGATGCTGCAGGAAATGGGTCGCGAGCCGCTGCCGGACGAACTTGCCGAACGCATGGAAATGCCGGAAGACAAGGTTCGCAAAGTTCTCAAGATCGCCAAGGAACCCATTTCGATGGAGACCCCTATCGGCGACGACGAAGATTCGCACCTGGGTGACTTCATTGAAGACCAGACCGTGCATTCGCCAGTTGACTCGGCAACCTCGGAAGGCCTGAAAGAAACCACGCACTCGGTGCTGGCAGGGCTGACACCACGCGAAGCGAAAGTCCTGCGCATGCGCTTCGGTATCGACATGAACACGGATCACACGCTGGAAGAAGTCGGCAAGCAGTTCGACGTGACCCGCGAGCGTATCCGTCAGATCGAAGCGAAGGCGTTGCGCAAGCTGCGGCACCCGACGCGCTCCGATCAATTGCGAAGCTTCCTGCTGGAAGACTAG
- a CDS encoding EAL domain-containing protein, whose amino-acid sequence MSPKAVAAEIARLSASSISLPYQPRPREIRARISRNAGQIMMIVGAVVVFGWLSGIRPITQWLPQWATMSFNTAFCFLLLGITFVLPGGIKDAPMPRRIGRAAAAGAGLLTVLSLLDYFFELGMDTNQWFFTYEKSTDSPYVAQMSAATSTGLLLTSIAALLISWRTRAGLRPSLLLGVIVGALGLIGLIGHVYDAESLYAVPFFAGLSIHTSLLLAVASIGILGVHPDQGPLGVLAADGRGSRLARTLLPFGILAPVLIGWARLQGERAGLYELEFGLALFATASVLAFISMIWLTAASINREDILRRRADEVMEHEAIRRRILFEKAKDGILVLDSHQNVVEANSSFAEMIGYPAAAVTQLHPWDWIVDSQTRELVVADWVTLAKDGDTFEAQLRKRDGSIIDAEVSCTTARFDAQQFLFFVCRDITQRKHSQQALHASEQRFRRALANIPDVVVIYDTDLRIQYINNATRGVTGHSPDFFVGKRDEEVFPPEVYEAYMPSLRKAFLTKQICAVEVDVDIPKFGARSLRITCVPLMDQDGDVREILGITRDLTERKQAESTIRASELKFRQLIEQAATGIVISNREGKVELVNSRCCDLLGYHEEELLGLDRAVILAPYDDSATIENIDELQPGDDIRFERRLRRNDGTTFPAEVSVNILESGAQQILFQDITIRHLQEQKIARLNRIQAVMGNINSAIVRLRNRTELLQETCRIAVDDGQFCVGWVGVIEPASSVLRMIAQYGIGPESGDLMGQEVQLLREGPSEFAISQQQPVFDNDIERTASISPLRKCAVGYGARSVISLPLVVEGETFGVIVLYATERDFFDDEELNLLRELAQDVSFGLEFIAKEERVDFLASYDALTGLPNRTLFFHKLSRQLQEASEQGKRTILSVIDIDRFRSINETYGRYEGDAVIATVAERIHAAVDDHDTVARIGSNTFAIAVTGNFDAADTGHQLEELNHSVFDEAFRLGDDDVRVTATTGVAVFPEDGSSPEALLGNAEVALRNARHRNIRLLLYSKEMNERVAESLRLENRVRSALENNEFSLWYQPKVCAHSGALQGLEALMRWTDSETGKMVPPDVFIPVMEHTGLIVQAGNWALRQVASDCLRWQEQGVCAPRVAVNVSPIQLNQPDLVGTLIEAQVVANEAGSAIDVEITESVIMDDVDSIIPKLRTLHSVGTKVYVDDFGTGYSSLSYIAKLPIDALKIDRSFVSDLRPDSEGLAIVKSIISLAKAMKLQVIAEGVETEEQVVLLRDLDCDELQGYHLGRPLPPDETLEVIRTLGAVTDS is encoded by the coding sequence GTGAGCCCGAAGGCCGTCGCCGCCGAGATCGCCCGATTGTCGGCAAGTTCGATTAGCCTGCCGTATCAGCCGCGGCCGCGTGAAATTCGTGCGCGTATCTCGCGCAACGCGGGCCAGATCATGATGATCGTTGGCGCGGTGGTCGTGTTTGGTTGGCTAAGCGGGATTCGGCCGATTACGCAATGGCTGCCCCAGTGGGCCACCATGAGCTTCAATACCGCGTTCTGCTTCCTGCTGCTCGGTATCACCTTTGTTCTCCCAGGGGGCATCAAGGACGCGCCAATGCCGCGCAGGATCGGTCGCGCCGCTGCGGCCGGCGCCGGCTTGCTGACCGTATTGAGTTTGCTCGATTATTTTTTCGAGCTCGGCATGGACACCAACCAGTGGTTCTTCACCTACGAAAAAAGTACCGATAGTCCCTACGTCGCACAAATGTCCGCCGCAACGTCCACCGGGCTGCTGCTGACTTCGATCGCGGCTTTGCTGATCAGCTGGCGCACCCGTGCGGGTCTGCGGCCTTCGTTGCTGTTGGGGGTCATTGTCGGCGCACTGGGTCTGATTGGTCTGATCGGTCATGTCTACGATGCCGAATCACTGTATGCCGTGCCGTTTTTTGCCGGCCTGTCGATTCATACCTCGCTGTTGCTTGCCGTGGCATCCATCGGGATCCTCGGTGTCCATCCCGATCAGGGGCCGTTGGGCGTACTGGCGGCCGATGGTCGCGGTAGCCGGCTGGCCCGTACTCTGCTGCCCTTCGGCATACTCGCACCGGTACTGATCGGCTGGGCCCGTCTGCAGGGCGAACGCGCGGGACTTTACGAACTGGAATTCGGGCTCGCCCTGTTTGCCACGGCCAGCGTACTCGCGTTTATTTCGATGATCTGGCTGACCGCCGCATCCATCAATCGCGAGGATATCCTGCGCAGGCGGGCCGATGAGGTAATGGAGCACGAAGCCATACGCCGCCGGATACTTTTCGAAAAGGCCAAAGACGGTATCCTCGTGCTCGACTCGCACCAGAACGTTGTGGAAGCGAACAGCAGTTTTGCTGAAATGATCGGATACCCGGCTGCCGCGGTCACGCAGTTGCATCCCTGGGACTGGATTGTCGACAGTCAAACACGTGAGCTGGTGGTTGCAGACTGGGTCACTCTCGCCAAAGATGGCGACACCTTCGAAGCCCAGTTGCGGAAGCGTGACGGCAGCATCATCGACGCGGAAGTGAGTTGCACCACAGCCCGGTTCGATGCACAGCAGTTTTTGTTTTTCGTCTGCAGGGACATTACCCAACGCAAACATTCACAACAGGCATTGCATGCGAGCGAGCAACGGTTTCGCCGTGCCCTCGCAAACATTCCTGACGTTGTTGTTATATACGACACGGATCTGCGGATTCAGTACATCAATAATGCAACCCGGGGGGTTACCGGTCATTCACCGGATTTCTTCGTTGGCAAGCGAGACGAAGAAGTGTTTCCGCCGGAGGTGTACGAAGCCTATATGCCGAGTTTGCGCAAGGCGTTTCTTACCAAGCAAATATGTGCGGTTGAAGTTGATGTGGATATACCAAAATTCGGTGCCCGCTCGCTGCGCATTACCTGTGTGCCGCTTATGGATCAGGATGGCGACGTGCGCGAGATTCTCGGCATCACACGAGACCTTACCGAACGCAAGCAAGCCGAAAGCACCATACGCGCAAGCGAGTTGAAGTTTCGCCAGCTTATCGAGCAGGCGGCGACTGGCATCGTGATCAGTAACCGAGAAGGCAAAGTAGAACTGGTCAACAGCCGTTGCTGCGACCTGCTTGGCTACCACGAGGAAGAGCTGTTGGGTCTTGACCGCGCAGTAATACTTGCGCCGTACGACGACAGTGCAACGATTGAAAATATTGACGAACTCCAACCGGGTGACGATATTCGTTTCGAACGCCGGTTGCGACGAAATGATGGAACGACTTTCCCGGCGGAAGTCAGCGTCAACATTCTGGAATCAGGAGCGCAACAGATTCTTTTCCAGGACATCACTATCCGCCATTTGCAGGAACAGAAGATTGCCCGCTTGAACCGAATTCAGGCCGTCATGGGTAACATCAATTCCGCCATTGTTCGCTTGCGCAACCGCACCGAGTTGTTGCAGGAGACTTGCCGGATTGCTGTAGACGACGGCCAGTTCTGCGTTGGTTGGGTAGGCGTAATCGAACCCGCTTCCAGTGTGCTGAGAATGATCGCCCAGTATGGCATTGGTCCTGAGAGTGGCGATTTGATGGGGCAGGAGGTTCAGTTGTTGCGCGAAGGGCCCAGCGAATTCGCGATTTCGCAGCAACAACCTGTCTTCGATAACGATATTGAGCGAACTGCCTCCATCAGTCCGCTGCGCAAGTGTGCTGTTGGCTACGGCGCACGCTCAGTTATTTCATTGCCGCTGGTCGTGGAGGGGGAGACGTTCGGTGTCATAGTTCTGTACGCAACTGAACGCGACTTTTTCGACGACGAAGAGTTGAATCTGCTGCGCGAACTGGCGCAAGACGTGTCGTTCGGACTGGAGTTCATCGCCAAAGAAGAACGCGTTGATTTTCTGGCCTCGTACGATGCCCTGACCGGACTGCCGAACCGAACACTGTTCTTCCACAAACTGTCCAGGCAATTGCAAGAGGCGTCCGAGCAAGGCAAGCGCACTATCTTGAGCGTGATCGATATCGACCGCTTTCGTTCAATCAACGAGACCTACGGCAGGTATGAAGGCGATGCGGTTATTGCCACCGTCGCGGAGCGCATTCATGCCGCTGTAGATGATCACGATACGGTTGCCCGAATCGGATCGAATACATTCGCGATTGCTGTGACCGGTAATTTTGATGCGGCGGATACAGGGCATCAGCTCGAAGAATTGAATCATTCGGTCTTTGATGAGGCTTTCAGACTGGGTGATGATGACGTACGAGTGACTGCGACAACCGGTGTCGCCGTGTTTCCGGAAGACGGCAGTTCACCGGAAGCCTTGCTCGGCAATGCCGAGGTTGCACTGCGAAACGCGAGGCACCGCAATATCCGCTTGCTCCTTTACAGCAAGGAAATGAACGAACGGGTTGCGGAGTCTTTGCGTCTGGAGAACCGCGTCAGGAGCGCCCTCGAGAACAACGAATTTTCGCTTTGGTACCAGCCGAAGGTCTGTGCGCACAGTGGCGCATTGCAGGGCCTGGAAGCCCTGATGCGCTGGACGGATAGCGAAACGGGCAAGATGGTGCCGCCCGATGTATTCATACCGGTGATGGAGCACACGGGCTTGATCGTGCAAGCCGGCAACTGGGCGCTGCGGCAGGTTGCGAGCGATTGTTTGCGCTGGCAAGAGCAGGGCGTATGTGCGCCTCGCGTGGCGGTCAACGTCTCCCCGATTCAACTGAATCAACCCGATCTGGTGGGCACCTTGATTGAAGCGCAGGTCGTCGCCAACGAAGCGGGCAGCGCAATCGACGTAGAGATCACCGAGAGTGTCATCATGGATGACGTTGACAGCATCATCCCCAAGTTGCGGACCCTGCACAGTGTCGGCACGAAGGTTTACGTGGATGATTTTGGTACCGGCTATTCGTCACTTTCCTACATTGCGAAGCTGCCGATCGATGCACTCAAGATAGACCGAAGCTTCGTTTCTGATCTTCGACCAGATTCCGAAGGGCTCGCAATAGTGAAGTCAATCATTTCGCTGGCTAAAGCGATGAAGCTGCAGGTTATCGCCGAAGGCGTTGAGACTGAGGAGCAGGTCGTGCTCTTGCGGGATCTGGACTGCGATGAGCTGCAGGGTTACCACCTCGGTCGTCCCCTGCCGCCCGATGAGACCTTGGAGGTTATTCGAACGTTGGGCGCGGTTACTGATAGCTGA
- a CDS encoding TldD/PmbA family protein, which translates to MNRARRRFVSRFAAGGTMLGLTPFLASCGVSPLAFDVAEEPVNPFLDSFSIDEALISQVMRELTRKGADSAELYFQHKRSSVQQLADGRAATQQITVMAGVGLRVVIGAESGFAYTEELTLPGMLAAAKAAVSMLGSESPAAAMPIERYQWVEPAAMYDQHLDTELANAARLRQRLQKIDNAVRASDPAINDVQLRWSDSEERVLIATLDGRLLADRRPLSRLSAQAVAERGGQVVSGFASLSARAGLDWYNDERLADLGGQASERTLVQFDARQAPTGELPVILAAGSSGIVLHEAIGHSFEADYVQSGESRYAGQRGEKVAADIVNIVDEATIPFARGALSVDDEGTVCGRTPLVENGRLSSLLHDSITARQFSVASTASARRESFMHQPMPRMSCTFMENGPHTREEIIASVERGIIAETFTGGQVQPGGGDFRFNVKNAWLVEDGKITMPLRDLQIAGNGPDLLQDISMVADDSRLAAGGWTCGKRGQRLPVSLGMPTVLVPKMSVQPEV; encoded by the coding sequence ATGAATAGAGCACGACGCCGGTTTGTTAGTCGCTTCGCCGCAGGCGGAACGATGCTCGGGCTAACGCCTTTTCTGGCGTCCTGCGGCGTATCGCCGTTGGCTTTCGATGTCGCCGAGGAACCGGTCAATCCGTTCCTGGACAGTTTTTCGATTGATGAAGCGCTGATCAGTCAGGTCATGCGCGAACTGACCCGCAAAGGAGCCGACTCCGCGGAGCTCTATTTTCAGCACAAACGCAGCAGCGTGCAGCAGCTGGCGGATGGCCGTGCGGCTACTCAGCAAATCACGGTCATGGCCGGAGTCGGTTTGCGGGTGGTCATCGGTGCGGAAAGTGGCTTCGCCTATACCGAAGAACTGACGCTCCCCGGCATGCTTGCGGCTGCGAAGGCGGCGGTATCTATGCTTGGCAGCGAGAGCCCCGCAGCAGCGATGCCGATCGAACGCTATCAATGGGTCGAGCCGGCAGCAATGTATGACCAGCATCTGGATACGGAGCTGGCCAACGCAGCAAGACTGCGGCAACGTCTGCAGAAAATAGACAACGCTGTCCGCGCCTCCGATCCGGCCATCAACGACGTGCAACTGCGCTGGAGCGATTCTGAGGAGCGGGTGTTGATAGCAACGCTCGATGGGCGTTTGTTAGCGGACCGGCGGCCATTGTCGCGACTTAGTGCGCAGGCGGTTGCGGAGCGGGGCGGGCAGGTTGTTTCCGGCTTCGCCAGCTTGTCAGCTCGTGCGGGCCTTGACTGGTACAACGATGAACGCCTCGCGGATCTGGGCGGACAGGCAAGTGAACGTACACTTGTCCAGTTTGACGCACGTCAGGCACCAACTGGCGAATTGCCAGTCATCCTTGCTGCAGGCAGCAGCGGGATTGTGTTGCACGAAGCGATTGGCCACAGCTTTGAAGCGGACTACGTGCAAAGCGGCGAGAGCCGCTATGCCGGCCAGCGCGGGGAAAAAGTGGCCGCGGACATCGTCAATATTGTCGATGAAGCGACGATCCCGTTCGCGCGCGGTGCATTGAGCGTCGACGACGAAGGGACTGTTTGCGGACGCACGCCACTCGTGGAGAACGGGCGGCTGAGCTCTCTTCTGCACGACTCCATCACAGCGCGCCAATTCTCCGTAGCCTCCACGGCATCGGCGCGTCGCGAATCATTCATGCACCAGCCTATGCCGCGTATGAGCTGCACGTTCATGGAGAACGGTCCGCACACGCGTGAAGAGATTATTGCATCCGTCGAGCGCGGCATCATCGCGGAAACTTTTACTGGCGGCCAGGTTCAGCCTGGTGGCGGCGATTTCCGGTTCAACGTCAAGAACGCATGGCTGGTGGAGGACGGCAAAATCACCATGCCGCTCAGGGACCTGCAAATTGCTGGCAACGGCCCCGATCTGCTGCAGGACATTTCGATGGTCGCTGACGACAGTCGGCTGGCGGCCGGTGGTTGGACTTGTGGCAAGCGCGGGCAACGCCTGCCGGTGTCGCTGGGCATGCCAACCGTGCTGGTGCCGAAGATGTCGGTTCAGCCAGAGGTCTGA
- a CDS encoding LysE family translocator codes for MDNILALALASLLLVLVPGPNVAFIVAVSLRYGRRFGLATVLGTTLGLAAQLGIVVAGYTALIAVVADALFWVKWIGVAVLIGMGIRALRRAEMGPEQPLRPLPIRVAMLRGALLAISNPKTLLFNAAFLPQFLPTSAEPGWQLPGLALLYLLIVAVGDSGWVLLASVARPLLVRLGRWQDRIAGTFLLGAGGLLAASRSGN; via the coding sequence ATGGATAATATTCTTGCGTTGGCATTGGCGAGTTTGCTCCTGGTCCTTGTGCCTGGCCCGAATGTCGCGTTCATTGTGGCAGTCAGCTTGCGATACGGCCGTCGTTTCGGCCTTGCGACCGTGCTTGGAACTACCTTGGGGCTGGCGGCACAACTGGGGATCGTCGTAGCGGGCTATACGGCGTTGATCGCGGTGGTGGCTGATGCGTTGTTCTGGGTCAAATGGATAGGGGTTGCGGTCCTGATTGGCATGGGCATCCGTGCACTCAGGCGTGCGGAAATGGGACCAGAACAGCCGCTACGGCCACTGCCGATACGGGTGGCGATGCTGCGTGGCGCGCTACTGGCGATTTCCAACCCGAAAACGCTGTTGTTCAATGCGGCGTTTCTGCCGCAATTTCTCCCGACCAGCGCTGAGCCAGGCTGGCAATTGCCGGGACTGGCTTTGTTGTACTTGCTGATCGTCGCTGTTGGCGATAGCGGCTGGGTGCTGCTGGCATCTGTTGCCAGACCCCTGCTGGTTCGTCTGGGCCGCTGGCAAGACCGAATAGCGGGCACCTTCCTGCTTGGTGCGGGCGGTCTGTTGGCGGCAAGCCGCAGCGGAAATTAG
- a CDS encoding rhomboid family intramembrane serine protease, with the protein MTQHVYQRRPVYDDSSIPTVIFVLLVLNGLAFAAQQYQESLLLYYFALWPVASVMPEFEPWQLLSYGFLHGSPTHIFFNMFGLWMFGRDIERLLGPARFLSYYLTCVVGAAAIQLLVASLQGGVYPTVGASGGIFGLLLAYAMFFPNRMVMLLFPPIPMRAKYFVLFYGLMELYLGLSGRSPGVANFAHLGGMLFGFLLLQYWRVQRRR; encoded by the coding sequence TTGACACAGCACGTTTATCAACGCCGTCCCGTTTACGACGACAGCAGCATTCCCACCGTCATTTTTGTATTGCTGGTATTGAACGGATTGGCGTTCGCGGCGCAACAGTATCAGGAGTCGCTGCTCCTCTACTATTTCGCACTGTGGCCCGTCGCATCAGTAATGCCTGAGTTCGAACCCTGGCAGTTGTTGAGTTACGGCTTCTTGCACGGCAGCCCAACCCACATTTTCTTCAATATGTTCGGCTTGTGGATGTTCGGTCGCGATATCGAGCGACTGCTCGGGCCGGCCCGCTTCCTTAGTTACTACCTGACCTGTGTTGTTGGTGCGGCCGCCATTCAGTTGTTGGTCGCGTCCTTGCAGGGCGGCGTTTATCCAACCGTCGGTGCATCTGGCGGTATATTCGGCCTGCTACTGGCCTATGCGATGTTCTTCCCCAACCGCATGGTCATGCTGCTGTTTCCTCCTATCCCGATGCGGGCGAAGTACTTCGTGTTGTTTTACGGGTTGATGGAACTCTACCTCGGGCTTAGTGGACGTTCACCCGGTGTTGCCAATTTTGCTCATCTGGGCGGCATGTTGTTCGGCTTCCTGTTACTGCAGTACTGGCGCGTCCAGCGTCGTCGCTGA